One Thermoplasmata archaeon genomic region harbors:
- a CDS encoding GNAT family N-acetyltransferase, with amino-acid sequence MIIYRNMKPEDMVSVYALMNSNLDGTFSLDVIQYFMSFWPEGQYVAVDLFGNLVGALCGTRLNNGRASIALFAVDSKYRGQGIGSKLFDTFRTKCYMSGYTEMQLELRTDNSSAYKFYTKRGFTITEKVFDLYGPGENGYRMVARISHASS; translated from the coding sequence ATGATCATCTATAGGAACATGAAGCCTGAGGACATGGTATCCGTCTATGCCCTCATGAACTCAAATCTGGATGGAACGTTCTCACTGGACGTCATCCAGTACTTCATGTCCTTCTGGCCGGAAGGCCAGTATGTCGCCGTCGACCTCTTCGGTAACCTGGTAGGCGCTTTGTGCGGGACAAGGCTTAACAACGGCAGAGCATCCATTGCCCTGTTCGCTGTAGACTCCAAATACAGGGGACAGGGCATTGGGAGCAAACTCTTCGATACTTTCAGAACGAAATGCTACATGTCAGGCTACACAGAGATGCAGCTCGAACTCCGTACGGACAATTCATCGGCATACAAGTTCTACACTAAACGCGGATTCACCATCACTGAGAAGGTCTTCGACCTATACGGTCCGGGCGAGAACGGCTACAGGATGGTGGCTAGAATCAGTCACGCTTCATCGTGA